The genomic DNA CATTAATTAATCGAAGCACATTAACACCTGCCAATTTTGCAGCATCTTTAATTGCTTGACGTTGAGCATCATTAAAATAGGCAGGAACTGTAATGACAGCACCAGCAACATTCTCACCTAAATTTTTTTCAGCTCTTTGGTATAGTACTTTTAAAATTTCACTTGAAACCTCAATAGGCGTTTTAATACCTTGTCTTGTTTTATATTTAATAATATTGTTATTGGGTATAAACTCATAAGGTAAATTATCTATGATAGGAATATCTGCTAAAGTTTTCCCAATCAATCGCTTAGTTGAACTAATAGTGTTCAGTGGATCAAATTGTTGTGCGCTCAAAGCATCAAAACCAACCTCTATCTGATGATTATCACAATACCTTACGACTGAGGGGAGAACATTTCTACCATTTTCATCTTTAAGACAAATAGTTTCAGAATTTTTAGTAGTTGCCACTAAACTATTTGTTGTTCCTAGATCTATTCCCAAAGCAAACCTATCCTCGTAAGGTTTTGAACTCTGATTAGGTTCTGATATGTGTAATAAAGCCATATTTATTCTTCTTCTAAAAATGTCTGTTTTTGTTGAGTTACTATTAGAAGTTTAGTAAAAAATTTTGCCTTGTCTATCAAGGTAATAACTTTATCCCAAGATTTACTCGAAATGAACGAAGAAATATCTAAAAAAAGAGAAGATAGATTTACTTTGATCTCTTCTACAATAGGTATCAAATCAGTTAGATTTTGCGAAACCTCTATTTTTTCCCGGAATAACATTTGAGTCTCTAGCAACTCAGGATCACATTGGAATGTTTTTTCAGGATCATATTCAATATTGTTTAAAGAGAGAATATACTCAGCTCTAGAAATGGGATTTTTTAAAATTTGATAAGCCTCATTTAATGTAGTAAACATTTGCATATACTGATTCTTTTCAAAAACCGATAGAGAAGCTACCCTATCTGGATGATAAAGTGTTGCTAATTTTTGAAATTGAAACTCTAAATCATCCAAAGGAAGATCATAGTGAACTGGGAACTTAAAAATTTCAAAATAATTCATTTTATTCTAAACATGAAAACTTTCACCACAACCACATTCATTTTTAACATTTGGATTAATAAATTTAAAACCTTCCTGTAGGCCTTCTTTTTGAAAATCAAGTTCTGTTCCATCTAAATAAATAAGGCTCTTAGGGTCAACAAATACCTTAACACCATAACTTTCAAAAGCGATATCTTCATCAAGTGGCGAATCTACAAATTCTAGAGTATAGGCCATACCAGAACAACCACTTGTACGTACTCCAATTCGAATTCCTTCACCTTTACCACGAGAATTCAAATATTTTTTGACACGATTAGCCGCAGCTTCTGACAAAGTAATCATTGAATACTCCTTAAAAATTAGGCATTATTTTTATTCTTATAGTCATTAACAGCTGCTTTAATCGCATCTTCAGCTAAAATAGAACAATGAATTTTAACAGGAGGTAGTGCAAGCTCTTCTGCTATTGTACTATTTTTAATAGCCAAGGCCTGATCTATCGATTTTCCTTTAACCAATTCTGTCATTAAAGAAGAAGAGGCAATAGCAGAACCACAACCATAAGTCTTAAATTTAGCATCCTCAATAATACCAGCATCATTGACTTTAATCTGTAATTTCATGACATCACCACAAGCAGGGGCGCCAACCATCCCCGTTCCTACATGAATATCATTTTTATCTAAAGATCCTACATTTCTAGGATTTTCGTAATGGTCAATCACTTTTTTGCTATAAGCCATGTTAGTCTCCTTAAAAAATTTAATTATTATTCTGTCCACTGAACAGTATTCAAATCAATACCTTCTTGGTACATTTCCCATAATGGAGAAAGCTCTCTTAATTTTGTTACTTTTTCTTTGATTAAGTTTGCTGCATATATAATTTCCTCTTCTGTAGTAAAGCGACTCAAAGAAATTCTTAAAGAACTATGAGCCAATTCATCATTTCTACCTAAAGCTCTTAATACATATGACGGTTCCAAACTCGCAGAAGTACAGGCAGATCCACTGGATACACTAATTTCTTTGACAGCCATAATCAAACTTTCACCTTCTACAAAATTAAAACTTACATTAATATTATGAGGTAATCTCCGATTTAAATCACCATTAATATAAGTTTGTTCAATATCTTTAATTTCATTTAAAAATAAATTTCGTAGCAACAAGGCCTTATCATAATCTTGAGTCATTTCTTCTTTTGCAATACGATAAGCTTCACCCATTCCTACAATCTGATGAGTAGGTAAGGTACCACTT from Neisseriaceae bacterium includes the following:
- the iscA gene encoding iron-sulfur cluster assembly protein IscA, whose protein sequence is MITLSEAAANRVKKYLNSRGKGEGIRIGVRTSGCSGMAYTLEFVDSPLDEDIAFESYGVKVFVDPKSLIYLDGTELDFQKEGLQEGFKFINPNVKNECGCGESFHV
- the hscB gene encoding Fe-S protein assembly co-chaperone HscB translates to MNYFEIFKFPVHYDLPLDDLEFQFQKLATLYHPDRVASLSVFEKNQYMQMFTTLNEAYQILKNPISRAEYILSLNNIEYDPEKTFQCDPELLETQMLFREKIEVSQNLTDLIPIVEEIKVNLSSLFLDISSFISSKSWDKVITLIDKAKFFTKLLIVTQQKQTFLEEE
- the iscU gene encoding Fe-S cluster assembly scaffold IscU; this translates as MAYSKKVIDHYENPRNVGSLDKNDIHVGTGMVGAPACGDVMKLQIKVNDAGIIEDAKFKTYGCGSAIASSSLMTELVKGKSIDQALAIKNSTIAEELALPPVKIHCSILAEDAIKAAVNDYKNKNNA